TGGAGGAACTGCTGCGGATCAACCTGTCGATCGGGGACGGGCTGCCACGGCTGGCGCTGGAGGACGTACGTCTGGGGGATGTGCAGGTCGGCGCGGGCGAGCTGGTCCTCGTACTCGTCGAGGGCGCGAACTTCGACCCCGCCACTTTCCCCGACCCGCACCTCGTCGACCTCACCCGTCCCAACAGCGCCGCGCATCTGTCCTTCGGCGGCGGCCGGCACTACTGCCCGGCGACCGCCCTCGCCCGGCGGCATGCCGAGATCGCCCTGGAGGTGCTGCTGGAGCGAATGCCCCGGTTCCGCCTCGCGGTGCCGATCGAGCAGCTGGTGTGGCGCACGGGCTTCATGAAACGCCTTCCGGAGCGGCTCCCCGTCATGTGGTGACCACCTTCTGAGGGGCTCGGTGACCGGTCGTCTTTAAACTTCAAGCACTATGGTTCGCCTGTGCGCGTACTGCTGGTGGAAGACGATGAACCGGTCGCCGAGTCCCTGCGGCGAGGACTGCTGCGTTACGGCTTCGAGGTGGCCTGGGTCACCACGGGCGGCGCCGCCCTGCGGCACGAGGAGCCCTACGACGTCGTCCTCCTCGATCTCGGTCTGCCCGACACCGACGGCCTCGACGTGTGCAGGGCGCTGCGCGAGCGCGGCAGCGTACCGATCATCGTGATCAGCGCGCGCAGCGACGAGACGGACCGGGTGGTCGGCCTTGAGCTCGGCGCGGACGACTACGTCTCCAAGCCGTTCGGGGTACGGGAGGTCATCGCGCGGATAAGGGCGGTGATGCGGCGCGCCCAGCCGAAGGCGGACGTCGCGGCCGGCCCCGACCGCTACGGCGACCGCCTCACCGTCGACCGCAAGGCGGCCCGGGTCCGGCTGGACGGCGAGGA
This DNA window, taken from Streptomyces sp. NBC_00663, encodes the following:
- a CDS encoding response regulator transcription factor, coding for MRVLLVEDDEPVAESLRRGLLRYGFEVAWVTTGGAALRHEEPYDVVLLDLGLPDTDGLDVCRALRERGSVPIIVISARSDETDRVVGLELGADDYVSKPFGVREVIARIRAVMRRAQPKADVAAGPDRYGDRLTVDRKAARVRLDGEEVALAPKEYDLLAFLTEEPGALMSREQIMEAVWDANWFGPTKTLDVHVAALRRKLAGAITIEAVRGVGFRLEIVKDASAS